A section of the Bacillus sp. HSf4 genome encodes:
- the cotE gene encoding outer spore coat protein CotE, with product MSEYREIITKAVVAKGRKFTQCTHTISPSQKPTSILGGWIINHKYDAEKIGKTVEIEGTYDINVWYSYADNTKTEVVTERVSYVDVIKLRYRDKNYLDDEHEVIAKVLQQPNCLEVTISPNGNKVVVQAEREFLSEVVGETKVVVEVNSDWTESDDEAWEEELDEELEDINPEFLVGDPEE from the coding sequence ATGTCTGAATACAGGGAAATTATTACAAAAGCGGTGGTCGCGAAAGGCCGGAAATTCACGCAGTGCACCCACACCATCTCCCCTTCGCAAAAGCCAACCAGTATTTTAGGCGGTTGGATTATCAATCATAAGTATGACGCCGAAAAAATCGGCAAAACGGTTGAAATTGAAGGGACATATGACATCAATGTATGGTATTCCTATGCCGACAACACAAAAACCGAAGTTGTGACTGAACGCGTTTCCTATGTTGATGTCATCAAGCTCCGCTACCGCGACAAAAACTATTTGGATGATGAGCACGAAGTCATCGCGAAAGTGCTTCAGCAGCCGAACTGCCTCGAAGTCACCATTTCGCCAAACGGAAACAAAGTGGTGGTTCAGGCGGAAAGGGAATTTTTATCAGAGGTAGTCGGCGAGACGAAAGTCGTCGTCGAGGTCAATTCCGATTGGACGGAAAGCGATGATGAAGCGTGGGAAGAAGAGCTTGACGAAGAGCTGGAAGATATTAATCCGGAATTTTTGGTCGGAGATCCTGAAGAATAA
- the mutS gene encoding DNA mismatch repair protein MutS, with product MAGYTPMLQQYLKIKAEYQDAFLFFRLGDFYEMFFEDAKKASQELEITLTSRDGGSSERIPMCGVPYHSCSSYIEQLIKKGYKVAICEQVEDPKSAKGVVKREVVQLITPGTVMDGKGIHENENNFIASVSDFQHTYGLAFSDLTTGENLVTAIERFDDVVSEIYSVGAREIVVSRNLSEKEITILKERCGATISFEDELAGEMPDIVKDLPSQELAGTFLRLYTYLQRTQKRSLDHLQPVQSYELEEAMKIDLYSKRNLELTETIRSKHKKGSLLWLLDETKTAMGGRLLKQWIDRPLIRKGQIIERQEIVETLMNHLFEREDLRERLKEVYDLERLAGRVAYGNVNARDLIQLKESLKQVPAIKELVASLQHPKAKERAERIDPCGDLLELLEDALYENPPLSLKEGNLIKDGYNAKLDEYRDASKNGKDWIARLEQQEREYTGIRSLKVGFNKVFGYYIEVTKANIHLLEEGRYERKQTLTNAERYITPELKEKEALILEAENNISELEYELFSELRDQVKAYIPRLQQLAKMMSELDVLQCFATISENRHYIKPEFSKDTVEVEDGRHPVVEKVMDSQSYVPNSCEMGSGRQMLLITGPNMSGKSTYMRQMALISILAQIGCFVPAKKAVLPIFDQIFTRIGAADDLISGQSTFMVEMLEAKNAIVHATKNSLILFDEIGRGTSTYDGMALAQAIIEYVHDHIGAKTLFSTHYHELTALEDKLSDLKNVHVRAEEYEGKVVFLHQIKEGAADKSYGIHVAQLAELPDDLISRAKTILQELEAGSTEPAVSTVPEAVKEPAAQIQTTPAEEPAQLSFFETEKPKDKQAKLSKKEQGVLEELKAINLLDMTPLEVMNELYLLQKKLK from the coding sequence ATGGCAGGCTACACGCCAATGTTACAGCAATATTTAAAGATTAAGGCAGAATACCAGGATGCCTTTTTATTTTTTCGTTTAGGAGACTTTTATGAGATGTTTTTCGAAGATGCCAAAAAAGCATCTCAGGAACTGGAAATCACGTTAACGAGCAGAGACGGGGGCTCGAGCGAACGCATCCCGATGTGCGGTGTTCCCTACCATTCGTGTTCTTCCTATATCGAGCAGCTGATCAAAAAAGGCTATAAAGTGGCGATCTGTGAACAAGTGGAAGATCCCAAATCAGCTAAAGGTGTCGTCAAAAGGGAAGTCGTTCAGCTGATCACGCCCGGCACTGTCATGGACGGAAAGGGCATTCATGAAAATGAAAACAACTTTATCGCCTCTGTCAGCGACTTTCAGCATACATATGGCCTCGCTTTTTCAGACTTGACGACAGGAGAAAACTTAGTGACGGCGATCGAGCGGTTTGATGATGTCGTTTCAGAAATCTACTCCGTCGGCGCGCGTGAAATCGTCGTCAGCCGCAATCTCAGCGAGAAGGAAATCACGATTTTAAAAGAGCGCTGCGGCGCCACGATTTCCTTCGAAGACGAACTGGCTGGAGAGATGCCGGACATTGTGAAAGATCTGCCGTCCCAGGAGCTTGCCGGCACGTTTTTAAGGCTCTACACCTATTTACAACGAACCCAGAAAAGAAGCCTTGACCATCTCCAGCCTGTACAGTCTTATGAATTGGAAGAAGCGATGAAAATCGATCTGTACTCCAAGCGCAACCTTGAACTGACAGAAACGATCCGTTCAAAACATAAAAAAGGATCGCTTCTCTGGCTCTTGGATGAAACGAAAACGGCCATGGGCGGACGCCTCTTAAAACAATGGATTGACAGACCGCTGATCAGGAAGGGGCAGATCATAGAGCGACAGGAAATCGTGGAAACGCTCATGAACCATTTATTTGAACGGGAGGATTTGCGCGAGCGCCTCAAGGAAGTGTACGACCTGGAGCGGCTTGCCGGCCGCGTCGCCTACGGAAATGTCAACGCAAGGGACTTGATCCAGCTGAAGGAATCGCTGAAACAAGTGCCGGCGATTAAAGAGCTTGTCGCTTCCCTTCAGCATCCAAAAGCAAAAGAGCGTGCTGAACGAATCGACCCGTGCGGCGATTTGCTCGAGCTTCTGGAAGATGCACTCTATGAAAATCCCCCTCTTTCGTTAAAGGAAGGGAATTTAATCAAAGACGGGTACAACGCGAAACTGGATGAATACAGGGATGCGAGCAAGAACGGCAAAGACTGGATTGCAAGGCTTGAGCAGCAGGAGCGGGAATACACGGGCATCCGCTCTTTAAAAGTCGGCTTCAACAAAGTGTTCGGCTATTATATTGAAGTGACGAAAGCAAACATCCATCTGCTTGAAGAAGGCCGCTATGAACGTAAGCAGACATTAACCAATGCGGAACGCTATATCACGCCGGAGCTGAAAGAAAAAGAAGCGTTGATTCTAGAAGCGGAAAACAATATATCAGAGCTTGAATACGAGCTGTTTTCCGAGCTCCGCGATCAGGTAAAAGCTTATATTCCCCGCCTTCAGCAGCTGGCGAAAATGATGAGTGAGCTTGATGTGTTGCAATGCTTTGCGACAATCAGCGAAAACCGCCATTACATTAAGCCTGAGTTTTCAAAAGACACCGTTGAGGTTGAAGACGGACGCCATCCGGTCGTCGAAAAAGTGATGGACAGCCAGTCTTATGTACCGAACAGCTGTGAAATGGGCAGCGGCAGACAAATGCTGTTGATTACAGGGCCGAATATGTCTGGTAAAAGCACCTATATGAGACAGATGGCGCTGATTTCGATTCTGGCGCAAATCGGCTGCTTCGTTCCGGCCAAAAAAGCGGTACTGCCGATCTTTGATCAAATTTTCACGAGAATCGGCGCCGCGGATGATTTGATCTCCGGCCAAAGCACCTTCATGGTGGAAATGCTTGAAGCGAAAAACGCGATCGTCCACGCTACGAAAAACAGCCTGATTCTCTTTGATGAGATCGGCCGCGGCACATCCACATATGACGGAATGGCGCTTGCTCAGGCGATCATCGAATACGTTCATGACCATATCGGCGCAAAAACGCTGTTTTCCACCCACTATCATGAGCTGACAGCGCTTGAGGACAAGCTCAGCGACTTGAAAAACGTCCATGTCCGCGCTGAAGAATACGAGGGGAAAGTCGTGTTCCTTCATCAGATAAAAGAAGGGGCGGCAGACAAAAGCTACGGGATTCATGTCGCCCAGCTTGCCGAGCTTCCGGATGATTTAATCAGCCGGGCCAAAACGATTTTACAAGAGCTTGAAGCAGGCTCCACAGAACCGGCTGTTTCAACCGTTCCCGAGGCTGTGAAAGAGCCGGCCGCTCAGATTCAGACGACACCGGCCGAAGAGCCCGCCCAGCTGTCTTTCTTTGAAACGGAAAAGCCAAAGGACAAACAGGCGAAGCTCTCCAAGAAGGAACAGGGCGTGTTAGAGGAATTGAAAGCCATCAACCTGTTGGATATGACGCCTTTGGAAGTCATGAACGAACTGTACCTGCTGCAAAAAAAATTAAAATAA
- the mutL gene encoding DNA mismatch repair endonuclease MutL, with translation MAKIVQLPDDLSNKIAAGEVVERPASVVKELVENAIDANSSVIEVDVEEAGLSSIKVLDDGEGMDAEDCKTAFLRHATSKIKDENDLFRVRTLGFRGEALPSIASVSHLTIKTSTGEEAGTQLTLQGGRIISEQKSSSRRGTEITVSNLFFNTPARLKYMKTIHTELGNITDVVNRIALAHPEVSIRLRHQGKTLLQTNGNGDVRHVLAAIYGTAVARKMLPLHASSLDFEVKGYIALPEVTRASRNYMSSVVNGRYIKNFPLVKAIHEGYHTLLPIGRHPITFLEINMDPLLVDVNVHPSKLEVRLSKETELHELIRDAIKDVFKQQQLIPSAEIPKKTAPPPVKPEQQILNFDSPPEPKAVPETAPAASPSFSAMKLSSLVKEAPLPPEEEDSFPQQETPPEPPVVEDLPDESFEAPPEHIPERKEETPAPKERVPIMYPIGQMHGTYILAQNENGLYIIDQHAAQERIKYEYFREKVGEIEPEVQDMLVPLTFHYSRNEAMIIDDHLEDLAKVGVFLESFGAGSYIVRSHPTWFPKGEEAMIIEDIIQQVLDDRNIDIKKLREEAAIMMSCKGSIKANHHLRDDEITALLDELRRTEDPFTCPHGRPIIIHYSTYEMEKMFKRVM, from the coding sequence TTGGCAAAAATCGTCCAGCTCCCCGATGATTTATCAAACAAGATCGCGGCGGGCGAAGTAGTGGAAAGACCGGCGTCGGTCGTAAAAGAGCTTGTCGAAAATGCGATCGATGCAAACAGCTCAGTCATTGAAGTCGATGTTGAAGAGGCCGGACTTTCTTCCATTAAAGTGCTTGACGATGGCGAAGGGATGGATGCCGAAGACTGTAAAACGGCTTTTCTGCGCCATGCGACAAGCAAAATCAAAGACGAAAACGACCTGTTCCGCGTCAGGACGCTCGGCTTTCGCGGAGAAGCTTTGCCAAGTATCGCGTCCGTCTCACATTTAACGATCAAAACGAGCACGGGCGAGGAAGCGGGAACCCAGCTGACGCTTCAAGGAGGAAGAATCATTTCCGAGCAGAAATCGTCGAGCCGGAGAGGAACGGAAATTACGGTTTCAAATTTGTTTTTCAATACGCCGGCAAGGCTGAAATATATGAAGACGATTCATACCGAGCTCGGCAATATTACCGATGTTGTCAACAGAATCGCCCTCGCGCATCCGGAAGTCTCGATCAGGCTGCGCCATCAAGGGAAAACCTTGTTGCAAACAAACGGAAATGGGGATGTCCGCCATGTGCTGGCGGCGATTTACGGAACGGCGGTTGCGAGAAAAATGCTTCCGCTTCACGCCAGTTCCCTTGACTTTGAAGTGAAGGGCTATATCGCCCTCCCGGAAGTGACCAGGGCATCGCGAAATTACATGTCATCTGTCGTCAACGGCAGATACATTAAAAATTTCCCCCTTGTCAAAGCCATTCATGAGGGCTACCATACGCTGCTTCCGATCGGCCGGCATCCGATCACATTTCTGGAAATCAACATGGATCCGCTGCTCGTCGATGTGAATGTGCATCCGTCCAAACTTGAGGTGAGACTGAGCAAAGAGACCGAGCTCCACGAGCTGATCCGCGATGCGATCAAAGACGTCTTCAAACAGCAGCAGCTCATCCCAAGCGCGGAAATTCCGAAAAAAACAGCGCCACCGCCCGTAAAGCCGGAGCAGCAAATCTTGAATTTCGACAGTCCGCCTGAGCCGAAGGCCGTGCCTGAAACAGCACCGGCAGCCTCGCCATCTTTTTCAGCGATGAAATTAAGTTCGCTCGTAAAGGAAGCGCCTCTGCCGCCTGAGGAAGAGGACAGCTTCCCGCAGCAGGAAACGCCTCCCGAACCGCCGGTTGTGGAAGACTTGCCGGATGAGTCATTTGAAGCGCCTCCGGAACACATACCAGAGCGGAAAGAAGAGACGCCGGCGCCAAAAGAAAGGGTGCCGATCATGTATCCGATCGGCCAGATGCACGGCACCTACATTCTCGCCCAAAATGAGAACGGGCTGTATATCATTGATCAGCACGCCGCACAGGAGCGGATTAAATATGAGTACTTCCGCGAAAAAGTCGGTGAAATCGAACCGGAAGTGCAGGACATGCTTGTTCCGCTGACCTTCCATTATTCAAGAAATGAAGCGATGATCATTGACGATCACTTGGAAGACTTGGCCAAAGTCGGCGTTTTTCTCGAGTCGTTCGGTGCAGGCAGCTATATCGTCCGGAGCCATCCGACATGGTTTCCAAAAGGCGAGGAAGCGATGATCATCGAAGACATCATCCAGCAGGTCCTTGACGACCGAAACATCGACATCAAAAAACTGCGCGAAGAAGCCGCGATCATGATGAGCTGCAAGGGATCGATCAAAGCCAACCACCACCTGCGCGACGACGAAATCACCGCTTTGCTCGACGAACTGCGCCGGACCGAAGATCCATTCACATGCCCGCACGGCCGCCCGATTATCATTCATTATTCGACGTATGAGATGGAGAAGATGTTTAAGCGGGTGATGTAG
- a CDS encoding Ig-like domain-containing protein has translation MKLKKSVVSALSISALTLSLTGVASAKEINSSPTEVKNSPISSLQNNNVQFKSTVYIKSGETINIAVPGATRYWTNKQSVAYVDQYGNVRGISRGQAVITIYKGLNVLGAVTVYVDLY, from the coding sequence ATGAAATTGAAAAAAAGTGTTGTTTCTGCATTATCGATCTCTGCTTTAACATTGTCATTAACTGGCGTTGCCTCAGCCAAAGAAATCAACTCTTCACCAACTGAAGTAAAAAACAGTCCTATTTCTTCATTACAAAATAACAATGTCCAATTTAAAAGCACTGTATATATAAAATCGGGAGAAACTATTAATATCGCTGTACCAGGAGCTACTCGTTATTGGACAAATAAACAAAGTGTTGCATATGTTGATCAATACGGAAATGTCAGAGGTATATCACGTGGACAAGCAGTAATCACAATATATAAGGGACTCAATGTACTTGGAGCCGTTACAGTTTATGTTGATCTTTATTGA
- a CDS encoding Ig-like domain-containing protein: MKLKKSVVSALSISALALSLTSVASAEEINSSPAEVQKSPINPSQIINVQAKTIPLRVGETVNIAVPGATRYWTDNINVADVDQAGNVTGISRGTAKITMYKGLNVLGAVTVKVY; the protein is encoded by the coding sequence ATGAAATTGAAAAAAAGTGTTGTTTCTGCATTGTCGATTTCTGCTTTAGCATTGTCATTAACTAGTGTTGCCTCAGCCGAAGAAATCAACTCTTCACCAGCTGAAGTACAAAAAAGTCCTATTAATCCATCACAAATTATCAATGTCCAAGCTAAAACTATACCATTAAGAGTAGGAGAAACTGTTAATATCGCTGTACCAGGAGCTACCCGTTATTGGACAGACAATATAAATGTTGCAGATGTTGATCAAGCTGGAAATGTCACTGGAATATCACGTGGAACAGCAAAAATCACAATGTATAAGGGACTCAATGTACTTGGAGCCGTTACGGTTAAAGTTTATTAA